The following proteins come from a genomic window of Sphingosinicella flava:
- a CDS encoding anthranilate synthase component II translates to MKSILLIDNLDSFTFNLVEAFHRLGATVRVLRNNVAPGEAFALAGQREALIVLSPGPGAPEDAGCCLDLIRMAKERIPLLGICLGHQAIVLEAGGTVARAPLAVHGKASLLHHDGAGPFAGIGGPVAAGRYHSLCTRDIPPRFRVHAEIDGMAMAITDRNALQTGLQFHPESILTEAGDTMLANILADAAPAGS, encoded by the coding sequence ATGAAAAGCATCCTCCTCATCGACAATCTCGACAGCTTCACCTTCAACCTGGTCGAGGCCTTTCACCGCCTCGGCGCCACGGTTCGCGTGCTGCGGAACAATGTCGCGCCGGGCGAGGCCTTCGCCCTTGCCGGGCAACGCGAGGCCCTGATCGTCCTGTCCCCCGGCCCCGGAGCTCCGGAGGATGCGGGTTGCTGCCTCGACCTCATCCGGATGGCGAAGGAGCGCATTCCGCTTCTCGGCATCTGCCTTGGCCATCAGGCCATCGTCCTGGAAGCGGGGGGCACGGTGGCGCGCGCGCCGCTGGCCGTTCACGGCAAGGCTTCGCTGCTCCATCATGACGGCGCCGGGCCGTTCGCGGGCATCGGCGGCCCGGTGGCGGCGGGGCGCTATCACTCGCTCTGCACGCGGGACATTCCGCCGCGCTTCCGCGTCCATGCGGAAATCGACGGCATGGCGATGGCGATCACGGACCGGAACGCGCTTCAGACCGGCCTCCAATTTCATCCGGAATCGATTCTGACCGAAGCGGGCGATACAATGCTTGCCAACATCCTCGCCGATGCCGCACCAGCGGGGTCATGA
- a CDS encoding inositol monophosphatase family protein has translation MSLAPDLIDFAHTLADAARAETLGRFRQAVETANKDEGGGFDPVTEADRAAERAMRALIERHHPGHGVKGEEFPERPSAGRYAWGLDPIDGTRAFICGLPSWVTLIALLEDDRPVAGIIDAPALGERYSGLSDEAHLDAPGRRPIRTSGCRSLGDARLSTTDPFLFVGDEEARFARLRGAARTVRYGLDGYAYARLAAGSIDLVAESGLKPYDYEALIPVVRAAGGVIGDWQGGDDFGAGRVLAAATPWLFEEAVDILNR, from the coding sequence ATGAGCCTTGCCCCGGACCTGATCGACTTCGCCCACACATTGGCGGACGCCGCCCGCGCCGAAACCCTCGGCCGCTTCCGCCAGGCGGTGGAGACCGCCAACAAGGATGAAGGCGGCGGCTTCGATCCGGTGACGGAAGCCGACCGTGCCGCCGAACGGGCGATGCGGGCCCTGATCGAACGGCATCATCCCGGCCACGGCGTGAAGGGGGAAGAGTTTCCGGAGCGCCCCTCGGCCGGGCGGTATGCCTGGGGCCTCGACCCGATCGACGGCACCCGCGCCTTCATCTGCGGCCTGCCGAGCTGGGTGACATTGATCGCCCTTCTCGAGGATGACCGGCCGGTGGCCGGGATCATCGACGCTCCCGCGCTTGGCGAGCGTTATTCCGGCCTGTCGGACGAAGCGCATCTCGACGCGCCCGGCCGCCGCCCCATTCGCACCAGCGGGTGCCGGTCGCTGGGCGACGCGCGCCTGTCGACGACCGATCCCTTCCTGTTCGTCGGGGACGAAGAGGCGCGTTTCGCCAGGCTTCGCGGCGCGGCGCGCACGGTCCGCTATGGCCTCGACGGCTACGCCTATGCGCGCCTGGCGGCCGGCAGCATCGATCTCGTCGCCGAATCGGGGCTCAAGCCCTATGATTATGAAGCGCTGATTCCGGTCGTCCGCGCCGCCGGGGGCGTGATCGGCGACTGGCAGGGCGGGGACGATTTCGGCGCCGGCCGCGTCCTTGCCGCCGCGACTCCGTGGCTTTTCGAAGAGGCGGTGGACATCCTCAACCGCTAG